A single Nicotiana tabacum cultivar K326 chromosome 5, ASM71507v2, whole genome shotgun sequence DNA region contains:
- the LOC107781987 gene encoding putative protein phosphatase 2C 5 — MSRAEFTRMKQKAAPVPLGTLISRELRNDNVEKPTVKYGQAGLAKKGEDYFLVRPDCQRIPGNTSTYFSVFAILDGHNGISAAIFTKENLLNNVLSAILQGLDREEWLQALPRALVAGFVKTDIEFQQKGETSGTTVTFVVIDGWTITVASVGDSRCILDTQEGVVSLLTVDHRLEENEEERQRVTASGGEVGRLNIFGGNEVGPLRCWPGGLCLSRSIGDTDVGEFIVPIPHVKQVKLSNAGGRLIIASDGIWDALSSDLAAQSCRGLPADLAAKMVVKEALRSRGLKDDTTCLVVDIIPYDHLVLPPTPRKKQNLFSSFIYGKISQNSRSKKLSTVGIVEELFEEGSAMLAERLGKDFPLNSSSGLFRCAICQVDQPASEGLSVNSGPFFSPVSKPWEGPFLCANCRRKKDAMEGKRPSRAALTA, encoded by the exons ATGAGTAGGGCGGAGTTTACGAGGATGAAGCAAAAGGCAGCTCCAGTACCGCTAGGGACTCTTATCAGTCGTGAACTGCGGAATGACAATGTAGAGAAGCCTACGGTGAAGTACGGGCAGGCTGGTTTGGCCAAGAAAGGAGAAGATTATTTCTTGGTCAGGCCTGATTGCCAGAGGATTCCGGGGAATACATCCACATACTTTTCTGTTTTCGCG ATCCTTGATGGGCATAATGGTATATCAGCTGCTATATTCACGAAAGAGAATTTATTGAACAATGTATTGAGTGCTATTCTTCAAGGACTTGATAGAGAAGAGTGGCTCCAAGCCCTTCCTCGCGCACTAGTTGCTGGTTTTGTGAAAACTGATATAGAGTTTCAGCAAAAAG GTGAGACATCTGGAACTACTGTTACCTTTGTTGTGATCGATGGGTGGACGATTACTGTCGCATCTGTTGGAGATTCTCGGTGCATATTAGACACCCAAGAAGGTGTGGTCTCTTTGTTGACTGTTGACCATCGATTGGAAGAAAACGAAGAGGAACGCCAGCGTGTAACCGCAAGTGGTGGTGAAGTAGGAAGGCTCAATATTTTTGGCGGTAATGAG GTTGGGCCTCTGCGTTGCTGGCCTGGTGGATTGTGCCTATCAAGGTCAATTGGTGATACAGATGTTGGGGAGTTTATTGTTCCAATACCTCATGTTAAGCAAGTGAAG CTTTCAAATGCTGGGGGAAGGCTTATTATTGCCTCTGATGGTATATGGGATGCTTTATCATCTGATTTGGCAGCACAATCTTGCAGAGGTTTGCCAGCAGATCTCGCTGCGAAGATGGTTGTGAAG GAGGCTCTAAGGTCACGAGGTCTGAAAGATGATACAACCTGCTTGGTTGTTGATATTATTCCTTATGATCATCTTGTCTTGCCTCCAACACCTAGGAAAAAGCAAAATTTGTTCAGTTCATTTATCTATGGGAAGATATCACAAAATTCAAGATCGAAAAAGCTTTCTACTGTTGGTATTGTGGAGGAATTATTTGAAGAGGGCTCTGCAATGCTTGCTGAGAG GCTTGGTAAAGATTTTCCTTTGAACTCTAGCTCTGGGCTCTTCAGATGTGCTATTTGTCAAGTTGATCAGCCAGCAAGTGAAGGTTTATCTGTTAACTCCGGCCCTTTCTTCTCACCTGTGTCAAAGCCATGGGAAGGTCCATTCCTGTGCGCAAATTGCCGTAGGAAGAAAGATGCAATGGAAGGCAAAAGGCCTAGTAGAGCTGCACTAACTGCTTGA